A stretch of the Corylus avellana chromosome ca6, CavTom2PMs-1.0 genome encodes the following:
- the LOC132183677 gene encoding ylmG homolog protein 2, chloroplastic — protein sequence MAPAESSTETASVPNRVILSWAFTQTPFLWPSNSNSIPKPSNLVRPSMILRDLRSSVMSTADNCLGFLHLFATENPVLKQVLSWSSQFQGICQQINCRKHRNMKSLSNHNFAAVIPGDSVAGVVVANGILNFLNIYNTLLIVRLVLTWFPNAPPAIVSPLSTICDPYLNIFRGIIPPLGGTLDFSPILAFLVLNAFTSTASALPAELPATGTPEEGCASLAKFTNSTTSQDKWMRRLHGNKSKSSSGVN from the exons ATGGCCCCGGCGGAGTCGTCCACAGAGACCGCGTCCGTTCCGAACCGCGTAATTCTCTCTTGGGCATTTACGCAAACGCCATTTCTGTGGCCATCCAATTCCAACTCCATCCCCAAGCCCAGTAATTTAGTTCGTCCAAGCATGATTCTTCGTGACCTTCGCAGCTCAGTCATGTCAACTGCTGATAACTGTCTCGGCTTTCTTCACCTTTTCGCAACTGAAAATCCGGTTCTCAAGCAAGTGCTTTCCTGGTCTTCTCAATTTCAGGGCATCTGCCAGCAG ATTAACTGCAGGAAACACAGGAATATGAAATCTCTGTCCAATCATAATTTTGCTGCGGTCATACCGGGAGATTCTGTGGCAGGGGTCGTGGTGGCTAATGGTATCCTAAATTTCTTGAACATTTATAACACGCTTTTGATTGTCAGGCTTGTTTTGACCTGGTTTCCAAACGCTCCTCCTGCCATTGTTAGTCCCCTCAG CACTATATGTGACCCATACCTGAACATATTCCGTGGAATTATCCCACCACTTGGAGGAACACTGGATTTCTCTCCCATACTGGCATTTCTGGTTCTGAATGCCTTTACTAGCACTGCTTCTGCGCTTCCTGCAGAACTTCCAGCAACAGGAACACCTGAAGAAGGTTGTGCATCTCTTGCAAAGTTTACCAATAGTACTACATCACAGGACAAATGGATGAGAAGGCTTCACGGAAACAAGTCAAAGAGCTCCAGTGGTGTCAATTAG